One genomic window of Nicotiana sylvestris chromosome 10, ASM39365v2, whole genome shotgun sequence includes the following:
- the LOC138879847 gene encoding uncharacterized protein: MSCDSLVMLAHVSIPVGDSIIMDRVYQSYVVTIGGLEMGVDILLLIMVDFDVILGMDWSSPCNAIMDYHAKTVTLAMLGLPKIEWRGSLDYVPSRVISYLKAQRMVGKGCLAYLAFVRDIGADTPTIESTSVVRHFPNVFPTGLLGMQPGRDIDFGIDLVPSTHSISIPPYLMAPTELKELK; the protein is encoded by the coding sequence ATGTCCTGTGATTCCTTGGTTATGCTTGCTCATGTAtctataccggtgggtgattctattattatggaccgtgtgtatcagtcgtatgtggtgactattggtgGATTAGAGATGGGAGTTGATATCTTACTACTTattatggttgattttgacgtgattttaggcatggattggtcgTCACCATGTAACGCTATTATGGATTATCATGCTAAGACCGTGACATTGGCGATGTTGGGGTTGCCTAagattgagtggagaggttctctggactatgttcccagtagagtgatttcatatttgaaggcccaacggatggttgggaagggatgtctggcatatttggcctttgtgagggatattgGTGCTGATACTCCTACCATTGAGTCCACTTCGGTAGTGCGACACTTTCCAAATGTGTTTCCTACTGGTCTACTAGGCATGCAACCTggcagggacattgattttggtattgacttggtgccgagCACTCAttccatctctattcctccttatcttatggcaccaacagagttgaaggaattgaaataa